In Nothobranchius furzeri strain GRZ-AD chromosome 18, NfurGRZ-RIMD1, whole genome shotgun sequence, a single genomic region encodes these proteins:
- the znf593 gene encoding zinc finger protein 593 has translation MGKSKQTGNHKSDKKKNISKKWKLKRRTKDLDQIHSDMKPETAAKLLHQEVDYDMTGCAQHYCLHCARYFVDLRALKEHFKTKGHKKRLKQLREEPYTQAEAERAAGMGSYIPPKSVEVKTQPVEEDMD, from the exons ATGGGGAAGTCCAAACAAACAGGGAACCACAAGAGTGACAAAAAGAAGAACATTTCAAAGAAATGGAAGTTAAAGCGCAGGACCAAAGATCTGGACCAGATCCACTCAGACATGAAGCCAGAGACAGCAGCCAAACTCCTGCATCAGGAAGTGGACTACGACATGACAGGATGCGCTCAACATTACTGCTTACACTGCGC GAGATATTTTGTGGACCTGAGAGCTCTGAAAGAGCACTTTAAAACTAAAGGGCACAAAAAACG GTTGAAGCAGCTCCGTGAGGAGCCTTACACACAAGCAGAGGCAGAGAGAGCTGCAGGCATGGGCTCTTACATCCCTCCTAAATCTGTAGAAGTGAAGACACAGCCTGTGGAAGAAGACATGGACTAA
- the selenon gene encoding selenoprotein N isoform X1, which translates to MAADVDKITHGNESNIRQDGPRTPDCGSWFYRGIWALLGLCSVPLLAFGIKYYQDALFLKRHVRSTAGMRVLEESVGALGAEGFFLFSSLDTDHDLYLSPEEFKPIAEKLTGITAPVDQEEEDIHDPNGETLVLEARMQPLLLDSMTKSKDSFLGVSHSSLSGLRSWTSPAVPSSSFFASQFRVFLPPKNKLEVGDTWWVIPSELNIFTGYLPNNRYHPPSPKGKEVLIHSLLSMFHPRPFIKSRFAPQGTVACIRASSDFYYDIVFRIHAEFQLNDVPNFPFWFTPGQFTGNIVLSKDASHVRRFHLYVPNERSLNVDMEWLYGASESSNMEVDIGYLPQLELQSTGPSTPSVITDEEGNVVDSRDGSSEPIQFIFEEINWNTEISQEEAFGRVEATLYPFKKVSYLPFSEAFERAEAEKKLVHSILLWGALDDQSCUGSGRTLRETVLESSPVLALLNQSFISSWSLVKELENMQADEQNPALSEKARLHLEKYNFPVEMMVALPNGTILHHINANYFLDQTAMKPEDEGATFSFSSGFEDPSTSTYISFLKEGLEKAKEIMEQ; encoded by the exons ATGGCTGCAGATGTTGATAAAATAACCCACGGGAACGAGAGCAACATTAGGCAGGATGGACCCCGGACCCCGGACTGTGGATCCTGGTTCTACAGAGGAATTTGGGCCCTGCTGGGGCTGTGTTCCGTACCGCTTCTCGCTTTTGGGATCAAGTACTACCAAGATGCCCTGTTCCTCAAACGTCACGTAAGATCCACAGCTGGAATGCGTGTATTG GAAGAGAGTGTTGGAGCTCTGGGCGCTGAGGGGTTTTTCCTCTTCTCCTCTCTAGACACTGACCATGACCTCTATCTCAGTCCGGAGGAATTCAAACCAATAGCTGAGAAGCTCACAG GGATCACAGCTCCAGTGGATCAGGAGGAGGAGGATATCCATGACCCAAATGGAGAGACTTTGGTGTTGGAGGCGAGGATGCAGCCTCTGCTGCTCGACTCCATGACAAAAAGCAAGGACAGTTTTCTTGGA GTTTCTCACAGCTCGCTGAGTGGACTCCGCTCTTGGACGAgccctgctgtgccttcttcctctttctttgccAGCCAGTTTAGAGTTTTTCTGCCCCCAAAGAACAAATTAGAAGTGGGAGACACGTGGTGGGTGATTCCCAGCGAGCTCAACATCTTCACCGGATACCTGCCCAATAATCGTTACCATCCTCCCTCTCCAAAGGGCAAAGAG GTTCTCATCCATTCCTTGTTGAGCATGTTCCACCCTCGGCCCTTCATCAAATCACGCTTCGCTCCTCAGGGAACGGTCGCCTGCATCCGCGCCAGCAGTGACTTTTATTATGACATCGTTTTCAG GATCCATGCAGAATTCCAGCTCAATGATGTTCCAAACTTTCCCTTCTGGTTCACCCCAGGTCAGTTCACGGGGAACATCGTCCTTTCTAAAGACGCTTCTCACGTCCGCCGCTTCCACCTCTATGTCCCTAATGAACG GTCTCTGAATGTGGACATGGAGTGGCTGTACGGAGCCAGCGAGAGCAGCAACATGGAGGTGGACATCGGATACCTGCCACAG TTGGAACTGCAGTCCACGGGCCCCTCCACTCCCTCCGTCATCACAGACGAGGAGGGGAACGTTGTTGATAGTCGGGATGGCAGCAGCGAGCCGATCCAATTCATCTTTGAAGAAATAAACTGGAACACAGAGATCAGTCAGGAAGAAGCTTTTGGACGCGTGGAGGCGACGCTCTACCCCTTTAAGAAG GTGTCTTACTTACCTTTCTCTGAGGCGTTCGAGCGCGCTGAGGCTGAGAAGAAGCTGGTGCATTCCATTCTGCTCTGGGGAGCTCTGGACGACCAGTCTTGCTGAG GTTCGGGGCGAACTCTCCGGGAGACGGTCCTGGAAAGTTCGCCCGTCCTGGCTCTGCTCAACCAGAGCttcatcagcagctggtctctggtCAAAGAGCTGGAGAACATGCAG gCTGACGAGCAGAACCCTGCTCTGAGTGAAAAAGCTCGCTTACATCTGGAAAAGTACAACTTCCCTGTGGAGATGATGGTGGCTCTGCCCAATGGAACCATT CTCCACCACATCAACGCTAACTACTTCCTGGACCAGACAGCTATGAAACCAGAGGATGAAGGAGCAACCTTCAGCTTCTCTAGTGGGTTTGAAGACCCCTCTACATCTACTTACATCAGCTTCCTAAAGGAGGGACTGGAGAAGGCTAAGGAAATCATGGAACAGTAA
- the selenon gene encoding selenoprotein N isoform X2 — translation MAADVDKITHGNESNIRQDGPRTPDCGSWFYRGIWALLGLCSVPLLAFGIKYYQDALFLKRHEESVGALGAEGFFLFSSLDTDHDLYLSPEEFKPIAEKLTGITAPVDQEEEDIHDPNGETLVLEARMQPLLLDSMTKSKDSFLGVSHSSLSGLRSWTSPAVPSSSFFASQFRVFLPPKNKLEVGDTWWVIPSELNIFTGYLPNNRYHPPSPKGKEVLIHSLLSMFHPRPFIKSRFAPQGTVACIRASSDFYYDIVFRIHAEFQLNDVPNFPFWFTPGQFTGNIVLSKDASHVRRFHLYVPNERSLNVDMEWLYGASESSNMEVDIGYLPQLELQSTGPSTPSVITDEEGNVVDSRDGSSEPIQFIFEEINWNTEISQEEAFGRVEATLYPFKKVSYLPFSEAFERAEAEKKLVHSILLWGALDDQSCUGSGRTLRETVLESSPVLALLNQSFISSWSLVKELENMQADEQNPALSEKARLHLEKYNFPVEMMVALPNGTILHHINANYFLDQTAMKPEDEGATFSFSSGFEDPSTSTYISFLKEGLEKAKEIMEQ, via the exons ATGGCTGCAGATGTTGATAAAATAACCCACGGGAACGAGAGCAACATTAGGCAGGATGGACCCCGGACCCCGGACTGTGGATCCTGGTTCTACAGAGGAATTTGGGCCCTGCTGGGGCTGTGTTCCGTACCGCTTCTCGCTTTTGGGATCAAGTACTACCAAGATGCCCTGTTCCTCAAACGTCAC GAAGAGAGTGTTGGAGCTCTGGGCGCTGAGGGGTTTTTCCTCTTCTCCTCTCTAGACACTGACCATGACCTCTATCTCAGTCCGGAGGAATTCAAACCAATAGCTGAGAAGCTCACAG GGATCACAGCTCCAGTGGATCAGGAGGAGGAGGATATCCATGACCCAAATGGAGAGACTTTGGTGTTGGAGGCGAGGATGCAGCCTCTGCTGCTCGACTCCATGACAAAAAGCAAGGACAGTTTTCTTGGA GTTTCTCACAGCTCGCTGAGTGGACTCCGCTCTTGGACGAgccctgctgtgccttcttcctctttctttgccAGCCAGTTTAGAGTTTTTCTGCCCCCAAAGAACAAATTAGAAGTGGGAGACACGTGGTGGGTGATTCCCAGCGAGCTCAACATCTTCACCGGATACCTGCCCAATAATCGTTACCATCCTCCCTCTCCAAAGGGCAAAGAG GTTCTCATCCATTCCTTGTTGAGCATGTTCCACCCTCGGCCCTTCATCAAATCACGCTTCGCTCCTCAGGGAACGGTCGCCTGCATCCGCGCCAGCAGTGACTTTTATTATGACATCGTTTTCAG GATCCATGCAGAATTCCAGCTCAATGATGTTCCAAACTTTCCCTTCTGGTTCACCCCAGGTCAGTTCACGGGGAACATCGTCCTTTCTAAAGACGCTTCTCACGTCCGCCGCTTCCACCTCTATGTCCCTAATGAACG GTCTCTGAATGTGGACATGGAGTGGCTGTACGGAGCCAGCGAGAGCAGCAACATGGAGGTGGACATCGGATACCTGCCACAG TTGGAACTGCAGTCCACGGGCCCCTCCACTCCCTCCGTCATCACAGACGAGGAGGGGAACGTTGTTGATAGTCGGGATGGCAGCAGCGAGCCGATCCAATTCATCTTTGAAGAAATAAACTGGAACACAGAGATCAGTCAGGAAGAAGCTTTTGGACGCGTGGAGGCGACGCTCTACCCCTTTAAGAAG GTGTCTTACTTACCTTTCTCTGAGGCGTTCGAGCGCGCTGAGGCTGAGAAGAAGCTGGTGCATTCCATTCTGCTCTGGGGAGCTCTGGACGACCAGTCTTGCTGAG GTTCGGGGCGAACTCTCCGGGAGACGGTCCTGGAAAGTTCGCCCGTCCTGGCTCTGCTCAACCAGAGCttcatcagcagctggtctctggtCAAAGAGCTGGAGAACATGCAG gCTGACGAGCAGAACCCTGCTCTGAGTGAAAAAGCTCGCTTACATCTGGAAAAGTACAACTTCCCTGTGGAGATGATGGTGGCTCTGCCCAATGGAACCATT CTCCACCACATCAACGCTAACTACTTCCTGGACCAGACAGCTATGAAACCAGAGGATGAAGGAGCAACCTTCAGCTTCTCTAGTGGGTTTGAAGACCCCTCTACATCTACTTACATCAGCTTCCTAAAGGAGGGACTGGAGAAGGCTAAGGAAATCATGGAACAGTAA